From Carassius auratus strain Wakin chromosome 22, ASM336829v1, whole genome shotgun sequence, a single genomic window includes:
- the LOC113040174 gene encoding basic leucine zipper and W2 domain-containing protein 1-A, which yields MNNQKQQKPTLTGQRFKTRKRDEKERFDPTQFQESIVQGLNQTGTDLEAVAKFLDASGAKLDYRRYAETLFDILVAGGMLAPGGTLSDDLTRTEYCLFTASEDLETMQAYAQVFNKLIRRYKYLEKGFEEEIKKLLLFLKGFTESERNKLAMLTGILLANGNISASILSSLFNENLVKEGVSAAFAVKLFKSWISEKDINSVAASLRKVGMDNRLMELFPANKRSCEHFSKYFTDAGLKELSDFARNQQSIGARKELQKELQEQMSRGETLKDIIAYVREEMKKTSISEQTMIGIVWTSVMSSVEWNKKEELVTEQAIKLLKQYSPLLKAFTSQGLSELTLLLKIQEYCYDNIHFMKAFQKIVVLLYKADVLSEEVILKWYTEAHMAKGKSVFLEQMKKFVEWLKNAEEESESEEEEGD from the exons ATGAATAATCAAAAGCAGCAAAAGCCAACGCTTACCGGCCAGCGTTTTAAAACTAGGAAAAGAG ATGAAAAGGAGAGATTTGACCCTACTCAGTTTCAAGAAAGTATTGTTCAAGGCTTGAACCAAACTGGCACAGATTTGGAAGCGGTCGCGAAGTTCCTCGATGCCTCTGGCGCCAAGCTCGACTACCGCCGGTATGCTGAGACACTCTTCGACATCCTGGTGGCTGGAGGGATGCTGG CACCAGGGGGGACTCTATCTGATGACCTGACCCGTACGGAGTACTGCCTCTTCACGGCAAGTGAAGATTTGGAGACCATGCAGGCTTACGCTCAG GTTTTTAACAAGCTGATCAGGCGTTACAAGTACCTGGAGAAAGGGTTTGAAGAGGAGATCAAGAAG ctgctgCTGTTTTTAAAAGGGTTCACAGAGTCCGAGAGGAATAAATTGGCCATGCTTACCGGGATCCTGCTGGCCAATGGCAATATATCAGCTTCCATCCTGAGCAGCCTCTTTAATGAGAACTTGGTCAAGGAAG GGGTGTCTGCCGCCTTCGCTGTGAAACTGTTCAAATCTTGGATCAGCGAAAAAGACATCAACTCCGTTGCTGCTAGCTTGCGTAAAGTTGGCATGGACAACAGGCTGATG GAGCTGTTCCCTGCCAACAAGCGCAGCTGCGAACACTTCTCAAAATATTTCACCGACGCTGGGCTGAAAGAGCTCTCGGACTTCGCTCGCAACCAGCAGTCCATTGGGGCGCGCAAAGAACTTCAGAAAGAACTGCAAGAGCAGATGTCCCGCGGCGAGACCCTCAAAGAT ATCATTGCCTATGTTCGTGAAGAGATGAAGAAAACGAGCATCTCGGAGCAGACGATGATCGGCATCGTGTGGACCAGCGTCATGAGCTCCGTCGAGTGGAATAAAAAGGAGGAGCTCGTCACAGAGCAAGCCATCAAACTCTTGAAG CAATACAGCCCACTGCTGAAGGCCTTCACCTCCCAGGGCCTGTCTGAGCTCACCCTCCTGCTGAAGATCCAGGAGTACTGCTACGACAACATCCACTTCATGAAGGCCTTCCAGAAGATTGTGGTGCTCCTTTACAAAG CTGATGTTCTGAGCGAGGAGGTCATTTTGAAGTGGTACACAGAAGCCCACATGGCCAAAGGAAAGAGCGTCTTCCTCGAGCAGATGAAGAAGTTTGTAGAGTGGCTGAAGAACGCTGAGGAGG agTCTGAatctgaggaagaggagggagaCTAA
- the LOC113040175 gene encoding high choriolytic enzyme 1-like isoform X6, which yields MDTRAPLSILLLLFGVSQASSLMEERFEGVFVSEPEPLDITTRILESNNGSSELLIEGDLVFPKTRNALYCFNNNCFWKKNSNNIVEVPYIVSSEFSSYERSVIANAMSTFHSKTCIRFVARSTQADYISIENKDGCYSSLGRTGGQQVVSFNRQGCVYNGIVQHELNHALGFYHEQTRSDRDQYVKINWQNISPDMAYNFQKQNTNNQNTPYDYTSIMHYERTAFSIQPGLETITPIPDRTVQIGQRQGMSNIDILRINKLYGC from the exons ATGGACACAAGAGCCCCCCTCTCCatcctgctgctgctgtttggcGTCTCACAGGCGTCTTCTCTCATG GAGGAAAGGTTTGAAGGAGTGTTTGTGTCAGAACCTGAACCTCTGGACATCACTACAAGGATTTTGGAGTCCAACAATG GATCTTCTGAACTCTTGATTGAAGGAGATCTGGTGTTTCCCAAAACCAGAAATGCTCTCTACTGCTTTAACAACAACTGTTTCTGGAAGAAAAACTCTAACAACATAGTGGAGGTCCCTTACATAGTGAGCAGTGAATTCT CCAGTTATGAGAGATCAGTGATTGCGAACGCCATGTCCACATTTCACTCCAAAACCTGCATCCGCTTTGTGGCCAGATCAACTCAGGCCGACTACATCAGTATTGAGAACAAAGATGG GTGCTACTCTTCTCTTGGCAGAACTGGTGGTCAGCAGGTGGTCTCCTTCAACAGGCAAGGCTGTGTGTATAACGGCATCGTTCAGCATGAGCTTAATCATGCCCTGGGCTTTTACCACGAGCAAACCAGGAGCGATCGTGACCAGTACGTCAAGATCAACTGGCAGAACATCTCTCCTGATATGGCCTACAACTTCCAGAAACAAAACACCAACAACCAAAACACTCCATACGACTACACTTCCATCATGCACTATGAAAGAACAGCCTTCTCCATCCAGCCCGGGCTGGAAACCATCACACCCATTCCTGATAGAACAGTGCAAATTGGACAGAGGCAGGGAATGTCCAACATCGACATCCTGAGGATCAACAAGCTGTATGGATGTTGA
- the LOC113040175 gene encoding high choriolytic enzyme 1-like isoform X4: MDTRASLSILLLLFGVSQASSLMEERFEGVFVSEPEPLDITTRILESNNGSSEVLIEGDLVFPKTRNALYCFNNNCFWKKNSNNIVEVPYVVSSEFSSYERSVIANAMSTFHSKTCIRFVARSTQADYISIENKDGCYSSLGRTGGQQVVSFNRQGCVYNGIVQHELNHALGFYHEQTRSDRDQYVKINWQNISPDMAYNFQKQNTNNQNTPYDYTSIMHYERTAFSIQPGLETITPIPDRTVQIGQRQGMSNIDILRINKLYGC; the protein is encoded by the exons ATGGACACAAGAGCCTCCCTCTCCatcctgctgctgctgtttggcGTCTCACAGGCGTCTTCTCTCATG GAGGAAAGGTTTGAAGGAGTGTTTGTGTCAGAGCCTGAACCTCTGGACATCACTACAAGGATTTTGGAGTCCAACAATG GATCTTCTGAAGTCTTGATTGAAGGAGATCTGGTGTTTCCCAAAACCAGAAATGCTCTCTACTGCTTTAACAACAACTGTTTCTGGAAGAAAAACTCTAACAACATAGTGGAGGTCCCTTACGTCGTGAGCAGTGAATTCT CCAGTTATGAGAGATCAGTGATTGCGAACGCCATGTCCACCTTTCACTCCAAAACCTGCATCCGCTTTGTGGCCAGATCAACTCAGGCCGACTACATCAGTATTGAGAACAAAGATGG GTGCTACTCTTCTCTTGGCAGAACTGGTGGTCAGCAGGTGGTCTCCTTCAACAGGCAAGGCTGTGTGTATAACGGGATCGTTCAGCATGAGCTTAATCATGCCCTGGGCTTTTACCACGAGCAAACCAGGAGCGATCGTGACCAGTACGTCAAGATCAACTGGCAGAACATCTCTCCTGATATGGCCTACAACTTCCAGAAACAAAACACCAACAACCAAAACACTCCATACGACTACACTTCCATCATGCACTATGAAAGAACAGCCTTCTCCATCCAGCCCGGGCTGGAAACCATCACACCCATTCCTGATAGAACAGTGCAAATTGGACAGAGGCAGGGAATGTCCAACATCGACATCCTGAGGATCAACAAGCTGTATGGATGTTGA
- the LOC113040175 gene encoding high choriolytic enzyme 1-like isoform X1, producing MDTRASLSILLLLFGVSQASSLMEERFEGVFVSEPEPLDITTRILESNNGSSEVLIEGDLVFPKTRNALYCFNNNCFWKKNSNNIVEVPYVVSSEFSSYERSVIANAMSTFHSKTCIRFVARSTQADYISIENKDGCYSSLGRTGGQQVVSFNRQGCVYNGIVQHELNHALGFYHEQTRSDRDQYVKINWQNISPDMAYNFQKQNTNNQNTPYDYTSIMHYERTAFSIQPGLETITPIPDRTVQIGQRQGMSNIDILRINKLYGC from the exons ATGGACACAAGAGCCTCCCTCTccattctgctgctgctgtttggcGTCTCACAGGCGTCTTCTCTCATG GAGGAAAGGTTTGAAGGAGTGTTTGTGTCAGAGCCTGAACCTCTGGACATCACTACAAGGATTTTGGAGTCCAACAATG GATCTTCTGAAGTCTTGATTGAAGGAGATCTGGTGTTTCCCAAAACCAGAAATGCTCTCTACTGCTTTAACAACAACTGTTTCTGGAAGAAAAACTCTAACAACATAGTGGAGGTCCCTTACGTCGTGAGCAGTGAATTCT CCAGTTATGAGAGATCAGTGATTGCGAACGCCATGTCCACCTTTCACTCCAAAACCTGCATCCGCTTTGTGGCCAGATCAACTCAGGCCGACTACATCAGTATTGAGAACAAAGATGG GTGCTACTCTTCTCTTGGCAGAACTGGTGGTCAGCAGGTGGTCTCCTTCAACAGGCAAGGCTGTGTGTATAACGGGATCGTTCAGCATGAGCTTAATCATGCCCTGGGCTTTTACCACGAGCAAACCAGGAGCGATCGTGACCAGTACGTCAAGATCAACTGGCAGAACATCTCTCCTGATATGGCCTACAACTTCCAGAAACAAAACACCAACAACCAAAACACTCCATACGACTACACTTCCATCATGCACTATGAAAGAACAGCCTTCTCCATCCAGCCCGGGCTGGAAACCATCACACCCATTCCTGATAGAACAGTGCAAATTGGACAGAGGCAGGGAATGTCCAACATCGACATCCTGAGGATCAACAAGCTGTATGGATGTTGA
- the LOC113040178 gene encoding zinc metalloproteinase nas-4-like isoform X2 encodes MIQVGFHTETLFSVFHVPFLTSYDRSVIVNNHSKNCIRFVVRSTQADYISIEKKDGCYSSLGRTGGKQVVSFNTASISMSSVMPWASTMSKPGEVVTRIWTNR; translated from the exons ATGATACAGGTAGGATTTCACACTGAAACACTTTTTTCCGTATTTCATGTCCCTTTTTTAA CCAGTTATGACAGATCAGTGATTGTGAACAATCACTCCAAAAACTGCATCCGCTTTGTGGTCAGATCAACTCAGGCCGACTACATCAGTATTGAGAAGAAAGATGG GTGCTACTCTTCTCTTGGCAGAACTGGTGGCAAGCAGGTGGTCTCCTTCAACACGGCATCGATCAGCATGAGCTCAGTCATGCCCTGGGCTTCTACCATGAGCAAACCAGGAGAAGTTGTGACCA GGATTTGGACTAATAGGTGA
- the LOC113040175 gene encoding high choriolytic enzyme 1-like isoform X2 — translation MDTRASISILLLLFGISQASSLMEERFEGVFVSEPEPLDITTRILESNNGSSEVLIEGDLVFPKTRNALYCFNNNCFWKKNSNNIVEVPYVVSSEFSSYERSVIANAMSTFHSKTCIRFVARSTQADYISIENKDGCYSSLGRTGGQQVVSFNRQGCVYNGIVQHELNHALGFYHEQTRSDRDQYVKINWQNISPDMAYNFQKQNTNNQNTPYDYTSIMHYERTAFSIQPGLETITPIPDRTVQIGQRQGMSNIDILRINKLYGC, via the exons ATGGACACAAGAGCCTCCATCTccattctgctgctgctgtttggcATCTCGCAGGCGTCTTCTCTCATG GAGGAAAGGTTTGAAGGAGTGTTTGTGTCAGAGCCTGAACCTCTGGACATCACTACAAGGATTTTGGAGTCCAACAATG GATCTTCTGAAGTCTTGATTGAAGGAGATCTGGTGTTTCCCAAAACCAGAAATGCTCTCTACTGCTTTAACAACAACTGTTTCTGGAAGAAAAACTCTAACAACATAGTGGAGGTCCCTTACGTCGTGAGCAGTGAATTCT CCAGTTATGAGAGATCAGTGATTGCGAACGCCATGTCCACCTTTCACTCCAAAACCTGCATCCGCTTTGTGGCCAGATCAACTCAGGCCGACTACATCAGTATTGAGAACAAAGATGG GTGCTACTCTTCTCTTGGCAGAACTGGTGGTCAGCAGGTGGTCTCCTTCAACAGGCAAGGCTGTGTGTATAACGGGATCGTTCAGCATGAGCTTAATCATGCCCTGGGCTTTTACCACGAGCAAACCAGGAGCGATCGTGACCAGTACGTCAAGATCAACTGGCAGAACATCTCTCCTGATATGGCCTACAACTTCCAGAAACAAAACACCAACAACCAAAACACTCCATACGACTACACTTCCATCATGCACTATGAAAGAACAGCCTTCTCCATCCAGCCCGGGCTGGAAACCATCACACCCATTCCTGATAGAACAGTGCAAATTGGACAGAGGCAGGGAATGTCCAACATCGACATCCTGAGGATCAACAAGCTGTATGGATGTTGA
- the LOC113040175 gene encoding high choriolytic enzyme 1-like isoform X5: MDTRAPLSILLLLFGVSQASSLMEERFEGVFVSEPEPLDITTRILESNNGSSEVLIEGDLVFPKTRNALYCFNNNCFWKKNSNNIVEVPYVVSSEFSSYERSVIANAMSTFHSKTCIRFVARSTQADYISIENKDGCYSSLGRTGGQQVVSFNRQGCVYNGIVQHELNHALGFYHEQTRSDRDQYVKINWQNISPDMAYNFQKQNTNNQNTPYDYTSIMHYERTAFSIQPGLETITPIPDRTVQIGQRQGMSNIDILRINKLYGC, translated from the exons ATGGACACAAGAGCCCCCCTCTCCatcctgctgctgctgtttggcGTCTCACAGGCGTCTTCTCTCATG GAGGAAAGGTTTGAAGGAGTGTTTGTGTCAGAGCCTGAACCTCTGGACATCACTACAAGGATTTTGGAGTCCAACAATG GATCTTCTGAAGTCTTGATTGAAGGAGATCTGGTGTTTCCCAAAACCAGAAATGCTCTCTACTGCTTTAACAACAACTGTTTCTGGAAGAAAAACTCTAACAACATAGTGGAGGTCCCTTACGTCGTGAGCAGTGAATTCT CCAGTTATGAGAGATCAGTGATTGCGAACGCCATGTCCACCTTTCACTCCAAAACCTGCATCCGCTTTGTGGCCAGATCAACTCAGGCCGACTACATCAGTATTGAGAACAAAGATGG GTGCTACTCTTCTCTTGGCAGAACTGGTGGTCAGCAGGTGGTCTCCTTCAACAGGCAAGGCTGTGTGTATAACGGGATCGTTCAGCATGAGCTTAATCATGCCCTGGGCTTTTACCACGAGCAAACCAGGAGCGATCGTGACCAGTACGTCAAGATCAACTGGCAGAACATCTCTCCTGATATGGCCTACAACTTCCAGAAACAAAACACCAACAACCAAAACACTCCATACGACTACACTTCCATCATGCACTATGAAAGAACAGCCTTCTCCATCCAGCCCGGGCTGGAAACCATCACACCCATTCCTGATAGAACAGTGCAAATTGGACAGAGGCAGGGAATGTCCAACATCGACATCCTGAGGATCAACAAGCTGTATGGATGTTGA
- the LOC113040175 gene encoding high choriolytic enzyme 1-like isoform X8, giving the protein MDTRASISILLLLFGISQASSLMEERFEGLFVSEPEPLDITTRILESNNGSSEVLIEGDLVFPKTRNALYCFNNNCFWKKNSNNIVEVPYVVSSEFSGYERSVIAKAMSTFHSKTCIRFVARSTQADYISIENKDGCYSSLGRTGGQQVVSFNRQGCVYNGIVQHELNHALGFYHEQTRSDRDQYVKINWQNISPDMAYNFQKQNTNNQNTPYDYTSIMHYERTAFAIQPGLETITPIPDRTVQIGQRQGMSNIDILRINKLYGC; this is encoded by the exons ATGGACACAAGAGCCTCCATCTccattctgctgctgctgtttggcATCTCGCAGGCGTCTTCTCTCATG GAGGAAAGGTTTGAAGGATTGTTTGTGTCAGAGCCTGAACCTCTGGACATCACTACAAGGATTTTGGAGTCCAACAATG GATCTTCTGAAGTCTTGATTGAAGGAGATTTGGTGTTTCCCAAAACCAGAAATGCTCTCTACTGCTTTAACAACAACTGTTTCTGGAAGAAAAACTCTAACAACATAGTGGAGGTCCCTTACGTCGTGAGCAGTGAATTCT CTGGTTATGAAAGATCAGTGATTGCGAAAGCCATGTCCACATTTCACTCCAAAACCTGCATCCGCTTTGTGGCCAGATCAACTCAGGCCGACTACATCAGTATTGAGAACAAAGATGG GTGCTACTCTTCTCTTGGCAGAACTGGTGGTCAGCAGGTGGTCTCCTTCAACAGGCAAGGCTGTGTGTATAACGGCATCGTTCAGCATGAGCTTAATCATGCCCTGGGCTTTTACCACGAGCAAACCAGGAGCGATCGTGACCAGTACGTCAAGATCAACTGGCAGAACATCTCTCCTGATATGGCCTACAACTTCCAGAAACAAAACACCAACAACCAAAACACTCCATACGACTACACTTCCATCATGCACTATGAAAGAACAGCCTTCGCCATCCAGCCCGGGCTGGAAACTATCACACCTATTCCTGATAGAACAGTGCAAATTGGACAGAGACAGGGAATGTCCAACATCGACATCCTGAGGATCAACAAGCTGTATGGATGTTGA
- the LOC113040175 gene encoding high choriolytic enzyme 1-like isoform X3: protein MDTRASLSILLLLFGVSQASSLMEERFEGVFVSEPEPLDITTRILESNNGSSEVLIEGDLVFPKTRNALYCFNNNCFWKKNSNNIVEVPYVVSSEFSSYERSVIANAMSTFHSKTCIRFVARSTQADYISIENKDGCYSSLGRTGGQQVVSFNRQGCVYNGIVQHELNHALGFYHEQTRSDRDQYVKINWQNISPDMAYNFQKQNTNNQNTPYDYTSIMHYERTAFSIQPGLETITPIPDRTVQIGQRQGMSNIDILRINKLYGC, encoded by the exons ATGGACACAAGAGCCTCCCTCTCCatcctgctgctgctgtttggcGTCTCACAGGCGTCTTCTCTCATG GAGGAAAGGTTTGAAGGAGTGTTTGTGTCAGAGCCTGAACCTCTGGACATCACTACAAGGATTTTGGAGTCCAATAATG GATCTTCTGAAGTCTTGATTGAAGGAGATCTGGTGTTTCCCAAAACCAGAAATGCTCTCTACTGCTTTAACAACAACTGTTTCTGGAAGAAAAACTCTAACAACATAGTGGAGGTCCCTTACGTCGTGAGCAGTGAATTCT CCAGTTATGAGAGATCAGTGATTGCGAACGCCATGTCCACCTTTCACTCCAAAACCTGCATCCGCTTTGTGGCCAGATCAACTCAGGCCGACTACATCAGTATTGAGAACAAAGATGG GTGCTACTCTTCTCTTGGCAGAACTGGTGGTCAGCAGGTGGTCTCCTTCAACAGGCAAGGCTGTGTGTATAACGGCATCGTTCAGCATGAGCTTAATCATGCCCTGGGCTTTTACCACGAGCAAACCAGGAGCGATCGTGACCAGTACGTCAAGATCAACTGGCAGAACATCTCTCCTGATATGGCCTACAACTTCCAGAAACAAAACACCAACAACCAAAACACTCCATACGACTACACTTCCATCATGCATTATGAAAGAACAGCCTTCTCCATCCAGCCCGGGCTGGAAACCATCACACCCATTCCTGATAGAACAGTACAAATTGGACAGAGGCAGGGAATGTCCAACATCGACATCCTGAGGATCAACAAGCTGTATGGATGTTGA
- the LOC113040177 gene encoding transcription factor 15-like — translation MGSQHLHHGLPTTISLSLHAMKSTVGEYEHPAHDTQSLPSDPDELDSGSESSEKSTGAGSPMQGHREAGRRRGCHRLSGVSKQRQAANARERDRTHSVNTAFTALRTLIPTEPADRKLSKIETLRLASSYISHLANVLLLGEDCMDGQPCLKYHSILQSNTNLKTPPVRPICTFCLSNQRKMLRDGEKHTTA, via the exons ATGGGCAGCCAGCATCTACACCATGGACTACCCACAACTATCAGTCTATCTCTGCACGCCATGAAGTCCACCGTAGGGGAGTACGAGCATCCTGCACACGATACCCAGAGCTTGCCCTCCGACCCTGATGAGCTGGACAGTGGCAGCGAAAGCTCGGAGAAATCCACCGGCGCAGGAAGTCCCATGCAGGGCCACAGGGAGGCTGGGAGACGCAGAGGGTGTCATAGACTTTCAGGGGTGAGCAAACAACGTCAGGCAGCCAATGCTCGGGAGCGAGACCGCACACATAGCGTCAACACTGCCTTCACGGCTCTGCGTACCCTCATCCCTACAGAGCCAGCCGACAGGAAGTTGTCAAAAATCGAGACTCTGCGATTGGCATCGAGCTACATTTCACACTTGGCCAACGTGCTTCTGCTAGGGGAGGACTGCATGGACGGGCAGCCGTGTCTGAAATATCACAGCATCTTACAAAGCAACACCAACCTCAAAACTCCACCGGTTCGACCCATCTGCACCTTTTGCTTGAGTAACCAGAGGAAAATG CTTAGAGATGGGGAAAAGCACACAACTGCGTGA
- the LOC113040178 gene encoding zinc metalloproteinase nas-4-like isoform X1, whose amino-acid sequence MIQVGFHTETLFSVFHVPFLTSYDRSVIVNNHSKNCIRFVVRSTQADYISIEKKDGCYSSLGRTGGKQVVSFNTASISMSSVMPWASTMSKPGEVVTSTSRSSRS is encoded by the exons ATGATACAGGTAGGATTTCACACTGAAACACTTTTTTCCGTATTTCATGTCCCTTTTTTAA CCAGTTATGACAGATCAGTGATTGTGAACAATCACTCCAAAAACTGCATCCGCTTTGTGGTCAGATCAACTCAGGCCGACTACATCAGTATTGAGAAGAAAGATGG GTGCTACTCTTCTCTTGGCAGAACTGGTGGCAAGCAGGTGGTCTCCTTCAACACGGCATCGATCAGCATGAGCTCAGTCATGCCCTGGGCTTCTACCATGAGCAAACCAGGAGAAGTTGTGACCAGTACGTCAAGATCATCAAGATCATAA
- the LOC113040175 gene encoding high choriolytic enzyme 1-like isoform X7 encodes MDTRASLSILLLLFGVSQASSLMEERFEGVFVSEPEPLDITTRILESNNGSSELLIEGDLVFPKTRNALYCFNNNCFWKKNSNNIVEVPYIVSSEFSSYERSVIANAMSTFHSKTCIRFVARSTQADYISIENKDGCYSSLGRTGGQQVVSFNRQGCVYNGIVQHELNHALGFYHEQTRSDRDQYVKINWQNISPDMAYNFQKQNTNNQNTPYDYTSIMHYERTAFSIQPGLETITPIPDRTVQIGQRQGMSNIDILRINKLYGC; translated from the exons ATGGACACAAGAGCCTCCCTCTCCatcctgctgctgctgtttggcGTCTCACAGGCGTCTTCTCTCATG GAGGAAAGGTTTGAAGGAGTGTTTGTGTCAGAACCTGAACCTCTGGACATCACTACAAGGATTTTGGAGTCCAACAATG GATCTTCTGAACTCTTGATTGAAGGAGATCTGGTGTTTCCCAAAACCAGAAATGCTCTCTACTGCTTTAACAACAACTGTTTCTGGAAGAAAAACTCTAACAACATAGTGGAGGTCCCTTACATAGTGAGCAGTGAATTCT CCAGTTATGAGAGATCAGTGATTGCGAACGCCATGTCCACATTTCACTCCAAAACCTGCATCCGCTTTGTGGCCAGATCAACTCAGGCCGACTACATCAGTATTGAGAACAAAGATGG GTGCTACTCTTCTCTTGGCAGAACTGGTGGTCAGCAGGTGGTCTCCTTCAACAGGCAAGGCTGTGTGTATAACGGCATCGTTCAGCATGAGCTTAATCATGCCCTGGGCTTTTACCACGAGCAAACCAGGAGCGATCGTGACCAGTACGTCAAGATCAACTGGCAGAACATCTCTCCTGATATGGCCTACAACTTCCAGAAACAAAACACCAACAACCAAAACACTCCATACGACTACACTTCCATCATGCACTATGAAAGAACAGCCTTCTCCATCCAGCCCGGGCTGGAAACCATCACACCCATTCCTGATAGAACAGTGCAAATTGGACAGAGGCAGGGAATGTCCAACATCGACATCCTGAGGATCAACAAGCTGTATGGATGTTGA